A portion of the Granulosicoccus antarcticus IMCC3135 genome contains these proteins:
- a CDS encoding MBOAT family O-acyltransferase, which translates to MLFNSSLFLFVFLPIVLGLFYWLLWRNSFRLAIAALTACSLFFYGFWNPAYLPLLLISIVCNYAIGRSLYLQPSRILLSLGIAFNLSLIAYFKYAHFMVSIANEVTGNSWVMHQILLPLGISFFTFQQITWLVDVNKGGSERPRFIDYVLFVSFFPQLIAGPIVHHQEMMPQFKRLQSQNDTLGTSGASGQPGIFSANFIAGNISVGLTILCIGLFKKVIIADSLALYASPIFQAAELGITLTSYEAWLGALAYSLQLYFDFSGYSDMAIGIARLFGITLPMNFNSPYKSRSIIEFWRRWHMTLSRFLRDYLYIPLGGSRTGSSQRYRNLAITMVLGGLWHGAGWTFVVWGALHGTFLIINQCWRARTNDKDERHMASTLGRRLCGHLTKLAAQALTLICIVCAWVVFRAVDIDAAIAQLASMAGLNGIALPVQLASLLQGNPWLISFADISFGKLFVNELIPPLTAISWIAGSVCIVLFMPNTQQIMHRFTPVLEPVSPASGISRHIQWSPSWPWFLVIQLMSLYTLLHLSRVSEFLYFQF; encoded by the coding sequence ATGCTTTTCAACTCTTCATTATTTCTGTTTGTCTTTCTGCCGATTGTGCTCGGCCTCTTTTACTGGCTGCTCTGGCGCAATAGTTTCCGTCTCGCCATTGCCGCGCTCACCGCCTGTTCTCTGTTTTTCTACGGATTCTGGAACCCGGCCTACCTGCCCCTGCTGCTCATCTCGATCGTCTGCAATTATGCGATTGGCCGAAGCCTGTACTTACAACCCTCCCGCATCCTGTTATCGCTGGGGATTGCCTTCAATCTGAGTCTGATTGCCTACTTCAAGTATGCGCACTTCATGGTCTCAATCGCCAACGAGGTGACAGGCAATAGCTGGGTGATGCATCAGATACTGCTGCCACTGGGTATCTCCTTCTTCACCTTTCAACAGATCACCTGGCTGGTTGATGTCAACAAAGGCGGCAGCGAACGTCCGCGTTTCATCGACTACGTGCTATTTGTGTCCTTCTTCCCGCAGCTCATTGCAGGTCCCATCGTGCATCATCAGGAAATGATGCCGCAGTTCAAACGACTACAAAGCCAGAATGACACGCTGGGTACGTCGGGCGCATCGGGCCAACCAGGCATTTTCAGCGCTAACTTCATTGCCGGTAATATCAGTGTCGGACTCACCATCCTGTGCATCGGTCTGTTCAAGAAAGTCATCATCGCCGATTCACTCGCCCTGTATGCCTCCCCCATATTCCAGGCAGCAGAGCTGGGAATCACGCTGACAAGCTACGAGGCCTGGCTTGGCGCACTGGCCTATAGCCTACAGCTGTATTTCGACTTCTCCGGCTATTCGGACATGGCCATCGGCATTGCTCGTCTGTTCGGCATTACCCTGCCGATGAACTTCAACTCACCCTACAAATCACGTTCAATTATCGAGTTCTGGCGACGCTGGCACATGACGCTATCGCGTTTCCTGCGCGATTATCTGTACATACCATTGGGCGGAAGCCGGACCGGCAGCAGCCAGCGCTATCGCAACCTGGCCATCACCATGGTATTGGGAGGACTCTGGCATGGTGCGGGCTGGACCTTTGTTGTCTGGGGTGCATTACACGGGACATTTCTCATCATCAACCAGTGCTGGCGTGCTCGTACCAATGACAAGGATGAGCGTCATATGGCCAGCACCTTGGGGAGACGCCTGTGCGGGCATCTGACAAAACTGGCGGCGCAGGCATTGACTCTGATCTGCATCGTTTGCGCATGGGTGGTGTTTCGAGCCGTTGATATCGATGCGGCAATCGCACAGCTGGCCTCCATGGCAGGACTCAATGGCATCGCCCTGCCCGTACAGCTCGCTAGCCTCCTGCAAGGTAACCCCTGGCTGATATCCTTTGCAGACATCAGTTTCGGCAAGCTATTCGTCAACGAATTGATCCCACCCCTGACGGCCATCAGCTGGATTGCAGGCTCTGTCTGCATCGTCCTGTTCATGCCCAATACGCAGCAAATCATGCATCGATTCACGCCTGTTCTCGAACCGGTCAGCCCGGCCAGCGGCATCAGTCGACATATTCAATGGTCACCGAGCTGGCCGTGGTTTCTGGTCATCCAGCTGATGAGCCTCTACACATTGCTGCACCTATCCCGGGTCAGCGAATTTCTCTACTTTCAGTTCTGA
- a CDS encoding enoyl-CoA hydratase translates to MSYETILTHVEEHVATLTLNRPAAMNALNRQMMLEVSEVMQNWDQDESIRAIIITGSDKAFAAGADIKEMQSVEYLDALQGDFLGEWECIANSSKPTIAAVAGYALGGGCEVAMMCDFILAADNARFGQPEVRIGTLPGLGGTQRLTRLVGKSKAMDMCLTGRMMDAEEAERAGLVSRIVPQAELLDEARKAALQIASFSATAVQLARESVDAALTTTLDQGLHLERRSFFSLFGTEDQREGMQAFIDKRTPDFKR, encoded by the coding sequence ATGAGCTATGAAACAATTCTGACTCACGTGGAAGAGCACGTCGCCACACTGACGCTGAATCGACCTGCCGCCATGAATGCCCTCAATCGGCAAATGATGCTTGAGGTCAGCGAGGTGATGCAGAATTGGGATCAGGACGAGTCCATTCGCGCCATTATCATCACCGGCTCCGACAAGGCTTTTGCTGCAGGTGCTGATATCAAGGAGATGCAGAGCGTTGAATATCTTGATGCCTTGCAGGGTGATTTTCTGGGTGAATGGGAATGCATTGCCAACAGTAGTAAACCCACCATTGCCGCGGTGGCAGGTTATGCCCTGGGTGGTGGCTGCGAAGTGGCAATGATGTGCGATTTCATTCTGGCTGCTGACAACGCTCGTTTTGGTCAGCCCGAAGTGCGAATCGGTACCTTGCCTGGCCTGGGTGGCACGCAGCGTCTGACGCGTCTGGTCGGCAAGTCCAAGGCCATGGACATGTGCCTGACGGGTCGTATGATGGATGCCGAAGAGGCTGAACGGGCCGGGCTTGTATCGCGTATCGTCCCACAGGCAGAGCTGCTGGACGAAGCTCGCAAGGCTGCCTTGCAGATTGCATCCTTTTCGGCAACTGCTGTGCAACTGGCTCGCGAGTCAGTCGATGCGGCTTTGACAACCACGCTTGATCAAGGCTTGCACCTGGAGAGGCGCTCGTTCTTCTCACTGTTCGGCACTGAAGATCAGCGAGAGGGTATGCAGGCATTTATTGACAAGAGAACGCCTGATTTCAAGCGTTGA
- a CDS encoding DUF952 domain-containing protein: MSEIARIFHIAQSADILPLDQGKDYRCASLDTEGFIHCCDQRQLSGVVSRYYNENDAVQLMIIEVDKIEAPLILENTVGGAELFPHIYGPINASCIIDVVPFGIHSDERMGLFE, translated from the coding sequence ATGTCTGAAATAGCCCGTATATTCCATATAGCCCAGTCGGCCGATATCCTCCCTCTTGATCAGGGTAAGGACTATCGATGCGCCTCCCTGGATACCGAAGGTTTCATCCATTGCTGCGATCAGCGCCAGCTCTCAGGCGTGGTCAGCAGATACTACAATGAGAACGATGCGGTACAACTCATGATCATTGAGGTCGACAAGATCGAGGCTCCACTCATTCTGGAAAATACCGTCGGAGGAGCCGAATTGTTTCCGCATATCTACGGCCCGATCAATGCATCCTGCATTATCGATGTCGTGCCATTCGGTATCCATTCAGACGAACGCATGGGTTTGTTTGAATAG
- a CDS encoding acyl-CoA dehydrogenase: protein MTYTAPVKDIAFVLNHVVDLAGLAKLEGFEDATPDLIAAILEESAKFTADVLAPLNWSGDQQGSQWQDGEVTTPDGWRDAYNQFIESGWGSLAFPPEFGGQGLPMTVAAAVQEMWHSANMSFGLCPLLTQGAVDAIEHHASEELRQRYLPKMVEGVWSGTMNLTEPQAGSDLAAVRTKAEPAGDHYLVSGQKIYITYGEHDLTENIIHLVLARLPDAPAGVKGISLFIVPKFLINDDGSLGERNDVTCVSIEHKLGIHASPTCVMSYGDKGGAIGYLVGKENHGLAYMFTMMNQARHAVGVEGYGIAERAYQQALSYARDRKQGKTLLGQSEDDQGIINHPDVRRMLMTMRSTIEAMRGLGLECAAAFDQARRDPDEAVRERMLRRGELLTPLVKGWSTEMGVELCSLGVQVHGGMGYIEETGAAQYLRDSRIVTIYEGTTAIQANDLIGRKTARDGGKGLGELMSDMRTTVAELKALDDVELQSVMKRLETAISAAESATAWLLEQKDASLPAAVSVEFLMMQGRLAGGWMLARGALAATGLKQNADADVDYLNARIAVARYYAERTLPLVESAATIIIEGAESTIALDTAQL from the coding sequence ATGACTTATACAGCGCCTGTGAAGGATATTGCCTTCGTTCTCAATCACGTTGTAGATCTGGCTGGTCTGGCGAAGCTTGAAGGCTTCGAAGATGCAACGCCGGATCTCATTGCTGCCATTCTGGAAGAATCTGCAAAATTCACGGCTGATGTTCTGGCGCCTTTGAATTGGAGCGGTGACCAGCAAGGCAGTCAATGGCAAGACGGGGAAGTTACCACCCCGGATGGTTGGCGTGATGCGTACAACCAGTTTATTGAAAGTGGCTGGGGCAGTCTGGCCTTTCCACCGGAGTTTGGTGGTCAGGGTCTGCCGATGACCGTGGCTGCGGCCGTGCAGGAAATGTGGCACAGCGCCAATATGTCATTCGGCTTGTGCCCATTGCTGACGCAAGGTGCCGTTGATGCTATTGAACATCACGCCTCCGAGGAGCTGCGACAGCGCTATCTGCCTAAAATGGTAGAAGGCGTCTGGTCGGGCACCATGAACCTGACAGAGCCGCAAGCAGGCTCCGATCTGGCCGCCGTACGTACCAAGGCCGAACCTGCCGGGGATCACTACCTGGTCAGCGGGCAGAAAATATATATCACCTACGGTGAACATGACCTGACTGAGAACATCATCCATCTGGTGCTGGCACGATTGCCGGATGCACCAGCAGGTGTGAAGGGGATTTCACTGTTCATCGTTCCCAAGTTTCTGATAAACGATGATGGTTCTCTGGGTGAGCGTAACGATGTGACGTGTGTGTCCATCGAACACAAGTTGGGCATCCATGCCAGTCCCACCTGCGTGATGTCATACGGTGACAAAGGCGGTGCGATCGGTTACCTGGTAGGCAAGGAGAACCATGGTCTTGCCTATATGTTCACGATGATGAATCAGGCGCGTCATGCGGTTGGTGTTGAAGGTTATGGTATCGCCGAGCGTGCCTATCAGCAGGCGCTGTCCTATGCGCGTGATCGCAAGCAGGGCAAGACACTATTGGGGCAGAGTGAAGATGATCAGGGCATCATCAATCATCCTGATGTGCGTCGCATGCTGATGACGATGCGATCGACAATAGAAGCCATGCGTGGCCTGGGACTGGAATGCGCTGCGGCGTTTGATCAGGCTCGCCGTGATCCTGATGAGGCCGTTAGAGAGCGTATGTTGCGTCGTGGTGAGTTGTTGACGCCGCTGGTCAAGGGCTGGTCTACCGAAATGGGAGTCGAGCTGTGCTCTCTGGGTGTTCAGGTTCATGGCGGCATGGGGTACATCGAGGAGACGGGTGCTGCGCAGTATTTACGTGATTCACGCATCGTTACTATTTACGAAGGTACGACAGCTATTCAGGCCAACGATCTGATCGGTCGCAAGACGGCGCGTGATGGTGGCAAGGGACTGGGTGAACTGATGAGCGATATGCGCACAACGGTTGCAGAGCTCAAGGCGCTGGACGATGTCGAGCTGCAGTCTGTCATGAAGCGTCTGGAGACTGCCATTAGCGCGGCCGAAAGCGCGACGGCCTGGTTACTGGAGCAGAAAGATGCCTCACTGCCAGCGGCGGTGTCGGTCGAATTCCTGATGATGCAGGGGCGATTGGCAGGTGGCTGGATGCTGGCTCGCGGAGCACTGGCAGCGACTGGACTCAAGCAGAATGCTGATGCTGATGTCGATTATCTGAATGCGCGGATCGCGGTTGCACGCTATTACGCAGAACGCACATTGCCGTTGGTTGAATCTGCCGCAACGATTATCATCGAAGGCGCAGAGTCTACTATCGCTCTGGATACCGCACAGCTGTAA
- a CDS encoding electron transfer flavoprotein subunit alpha/FixB family protein codes for MSTLVLVEHEDGEIRPATFSVIAAAAKIGGDVDLLVAGSDASGVAQKAAAIAGVNKVMLADNAAYAHELAENLSALVVKHAGGYSHILFAATAAGKNVMPRVAALLDVSGISDIIEVKSEDTFVRPIYAGNALATVKSSDAVKVVGVRTTAFDAVAEEGGSASVETVDAGDISDKVSFVGQELSQSDRPELTSADIVVSGGRGMQSGENFSMLDDIAGKLNAAVGASRAAVDAGFVPNEYQVGQTGKVVAPDLYLAVGISGAIQHLAGMKDSKVIVAINKDEEAPIFQVADYGLVADLFDALPELSAALDS; via the coding sequence ATGAGTACACTTGTTCTGGTTGAACATGAAGACGGCGAGATTCGTCCGGCTACATTCAGTGTCATCGCTGCAGCCGCCAAAATTGGTGGAGACGTCGATTTGCTGGTAGCAGGCAGTGATGCCAGTGGTGTTGCCCAGAAGGCGGCCGCTATTGCAGGCGTCAACAAAGTCATGCTGGCTGACAACGCAGCTTACGCTCACGAGTTGGCAGAGAATCTGTCAGCACTGGTTGTCAAGCACGCCGGCGGCTACAGTCACATTCTGTTTGCAGCAACTGCTGCGGGCAAGAACGTCATGCCACGAGTCGCCGCCTTGCTGGATGTATCAGGTATTTCCGACATCATTGAAGTGAAGAGCGAAGATACATTTGTCCGGCCGATCTATGCGGGTAATGCACTGGCTACCGTCAAGAGCAGCGATGCTGTGAAGGTTGTAGGCGTTCGAACGACGGCCTTTGATGCAGTGGCAGAAGAAGGCGGATCAGCGAGCGTTGAAACTGTTGATGCAGGTGATATCAGCGATAAGGTCTCGTTTGTTGGTCAGGAGCTGTCCCAGTCGGATCGGCCTGAACTGACCAGTGCCGACATCGTCGTCTCCGGTGGTCGTGGCATGCAAAGTGGTGAAAACTTCTCCATGCTGGATGACATCGCGGGCAAGCTCAATGCGGCTGTCGGTGCATCTCGTGCTGCTGTTGACGCAGGCTTCGTACCCAACGAATATCAGGTTGGCCAGACGGGCAAAGTGGTCGCTCCCGATCTGTACCTGGCGGTTGGTATCTCCGGTGCTATCCAGCATTTGGCGGGTATGAAAGACAGCAAGGTTATTGTCGCTATCAACAAAGACGAAGAAGCGCCTATTTTCCAGGTAGCTGATTATGGTCTGGTGGCAGATCTGTTTGATGCATTACCCGAGCTGTCAGCCGCTCTCGATAGCTAA
- a CDS encoding electron transfer flavoprotein subunit beta/FixA family protein, with protein MKIIVGVKRVLDYNVKARVKADKSGIELANVKMSMNPFDEIAVEEALRIKEAGNADEVIAVSIGSSQSQETIRTALAMGADRGILIETDELLEPLAIAKLFKHLVEKEEPGLVVLGKQAIDDDANQTGQMLSALTGMSQATFASKVEFDGDHLKVTREVDAGLESIKVAMPAIVTADLRLNEPRYAKLPNIMKAKKKPLEVIAVADTGVDVSSGLSVVEVNEPPKREAGVIVKSVAELVDKLRNEAKVI; from the coding sequence ATGAAAATTATCGTAGGCGTCAAACGCGTTCTCGACTACAACGTCAAGGCTCGCGTAAAGGCGGACAAATCCGGAATCGAACTGGCAAACGTCAAGATGTCGATGAACCCCTTTGACGAAATTGCCGTTGAAGAGGCGCTGCGAATCAAGGAGGCGGGCAATGCGGATGAAGTCATTGCAGTTTCCATTGGATCTTCGCAGAGCCAAGAGACCATCCGTACGGCCTTGGCTATGGGAGCCGATCGCGGCATTCTGATCGAGACAGACGAGTTGCTGGAACCATTGGCCATCGCCAAATTGTTCAAGCATCTGGTTGAGAAGGAAGAGCCTGGATTGGTTGTGCTGGGGAAGCAGGCTATCGATGATGATGCCAACCAGACAGGGCAGATGCTATCCGCACTGACTGGCATGTCACAGGCAACGTTTGCCTCCAAGGTCGAATTCGACGGTGATCACCTGAAAGTGACTCGTGAAGTGGATGCTGGACTGGAGTCCATCAAGGTTGCCATGCCCGCAATTGTTACGGCAGATCTGCGCTTGAATGAGCCTCGCTATGCAAAACTGCCCAACATCATGAAAGCCAAGAAAAAGCCACTGGAAGTCATTGCTGTTGCTGATACCGGTGTGGACGTCTCTAGCGGACTTTCTGTTGTAGAAGTCAATGAGCCGCCCAAGCGTGAAGCCGGCGTCATCGTCAAGAGTGTTGCAGAGCTGGTTGACAAGCTGCGCAACGAAGCCAAAGTCATCTGA
- a CDS encoding nucleoside deaminase → MVDHAPFMQAAIEEARKGRAAGGIPIGSVLVLDGEIIGRGHNQRVQKGSTIRHAEMDCFEEAGRLPASTYQRSTLYSTLSPCDMCSGAVLLYGIPHVVVGENKTFQGPEDYVRSRGVNVEVLDDAECIAMMEEFIEAEPTLWNEDIGE, encoded by the coding sequence ATGGTGGATCACGCTCCGTTCATGCAGGCTGCCATTGAAGAGGCACGCAAAGGTCGAGCCGCCGGCGGAATACCCATCGGTTCCGTATTGGTACTTGATGGCGAAATCATTGGCCGTGGGCACAATCAACGAGTCCAGAAGGGCAGTACCATTCGTCATGCTGAAATGGATTGCTTCGAGGAAGCTGGTAGATTGCCTGCCAGCACCTATCAGCGATCCACGTTGTATTCCACGTTGTCACCGTGCGATATGTGCAGCGGTGCTGTGCTGTTGTACGGCATTCCACACGTAGTGGTGGGTGAAAACAAGACCTTTCAAGGCCCCGAGGACTACGTTCGCAGTCGCGGTGTCAATGTCGAGGTTCTGGATGATGCAGAATGCATTGCCATGATGGAAGAGTTCATCGAGGCAGAACCAACCCTCTGGAATGAGGATATCGGCGAGTAG
- a CDS encoding SIMPL domain-containing protein (The SIMPL domain is named for its presence in mouse protein SIMPL (signalling molecule that associates with mouse pelle-like kinase). Bacterial member BP26, from Brucella, was shown to assemble into a channel-like structure, while YggE from E. coli has been associated with resistance to oxidative stress.): protein MKSFIVKARWLVLAGLFGLQTGLPVQAQSSGETLYNVFNLTSEATTEIDNDLMMATLVVQQEHRDPAVLADKINSTMAWAVDLLRPFKTLNVKTRDYQTYPRYDTSQVRRLIGWRATQTLQLETEDFGAAGQAIQQLQEKLQVQGIRLMTKDSTREKASDQLIGEALDAFKDRALLVQENMGSSGYRILDVNIQTGQSNVPMLNARAEMADVMRSSVASEPVVEPGTSRVSVQVFGRVQLD from the coding sequence ATGAAGTCATTTATTGTGAAAGCTCGGTGGTTGGTATTGGCTGGTTTGTTCGGTCTACAGACAGGCTTGCCTGTCCAGGCGCAGTCTTCGGGCGAGACGCTATACAACGTGTTCAATCTCACCAGTGAGGCCACGACCGAAATTGATAACGACCTGATGATGGCCACTTTGGTCGTGCAGCAGGAGCACAGGGATCCGGCTGTATTGGCGGACAAGATCAATTCGACAATGGCATGGGCCGTTGATTTGCTGCGCCCCTTCAAGACTCTGAACGTCAAGACCCGTGATTATCAGACCTACCCGCGTTACGACACCAGCCAGGTGCGACGTCTGATCGGTTGGCGCGCCACTCAGACTCTGCAGTTGGAGACGGAAGACTTTGGTGCTGCCGGGCAGGCTATCCAGCAATTGCAGGAAAAGCTTCAGGTGCAGGGGATTCGCCTGATGACCAAGGATTCTACCCGTGAAAAAGCGTCTGATCAGTTGATTGGCGAGGCGCTCGATGCATTCAAGGATCGAGCACTCCTGGTACAGGAGAACATGGGATCAAGCGGTTACAGAATTCTGGATGTGAATATACAGACGGGTCAGAGCAATGTTCCGATGCTCAACGCCCGAGCTGAAATGGCTGATGTGATGCGAAGTTCGGTTGCCTCAGAACCGGTGGTGGAGCCCGGAACCAGCCGTGTAAGCGTGCAGGTCTTTGGTCGGGTGCAACTGGACTGA
- a CDS encoding acetyl-CoA C-acetyltransferase yields MAQTLKPVVIVGGLRIPFCRSNTSYAELSNKKMLSTVLNGMVQRYALEGQHIGEVNAGAVITHSRDWNLAREVVLSTKLSPTTPGLTMQQACGTSLQAAMTAAAKIATGQIDSAIAAGSDTVSDVPIVFNNKFSKRLVALGKARDIKSRLGVFKGFGPKELAPVPPSVNEPRTLMSMGQHCEMMAKTWSISRQAQDELALLSHQNTAAAYDSGFFDDLLIQCEGVLRDNNLRADASLESLGKLRTVYDKTEAGTLTAGNSTPLTDGAAGVLLCSEEWARERGLPIQAYLTHSATAAVDFVGGAGLLMAPTVAVSDMLKRAELTLQDFELYEIHEAFAAQVLCTLKAWEDPEYCRKELGRDTAMGSIDRTRMNVVGSSLAVGHPFAATGARILGTLAKQLDQKGSGRGLISICTAGGMGVTAILEK; encoded by the coding sequence ATGGCTCAAACACTCAAGCCGGTCGTCATCGTAGGCGGACTTCGAATCCCCTTCTGCCGATCAAACACCTCCTATGCAGAGCTGTCCAACAAGAAAATGTTGAGCACGGTTCTGAATGGTATGGTGCAGCGGTACGCTCTGGAAGGCCAACATATCGGTGAGGTGAATGCAGGCGCTGTCATCACGCATTCGCGTGACTGGAACCTGGCGCGTGAAGTGGTACTCAGCACCAAGTTGTCACCTACGACGCCCGGGCTGACCATGCAACAGGCATGCGGTACCTCCTTGCAGGCGGCAATGACGGCCGCCGCCAAGATTGCCACGGGACAGATTGACTCAGCCATTGCAGCCGGTAGCGACACCGTCAGCGATGTGCCTATCGTCTTTAACAACAAGTTTTCGAAGCGTCTGGTGGCGTTGGGCAAGGCGCGAGATATCAAATCGCGTCTGGGAGTCTTCAAGGGCTTTGGTCCCAAGGAGCTGGCACCAGTGCCACCGTCCGTCAACGAGCCGCGTACCCTGATGAGCATGGGGCAGCATTGCGAGATGATGGCCAAGACCTGGTCCATTTCACGACAGGCACAGGATGAGCTGGCATTGCTATCGCACCAGAATACGGCTGCAGCCTATGACTCAGGCTTCTTCGACGATCTGTTGATTCAGTGCGAAGGTGTTCTGCGCGATAACAACCTGCGTGCCGATGCCAGTCTGGAATCTCTGGGAAAACTACGCACTGTCTATGACAAGACCGAGGCCGGCACGTTGACGGCAGGTAACAGCACCCCATTGACTGATGGCGCGGCAGGCGTATTGCTGTGCTCCGAAGAATGGGCGCGCGAACGTGGACTGCCTATTCAGGCTTATCTGACACATTCGGCGACAGCGGCTGTTGATTTTGTAGGTGGAGCCGGGTTGCTGATGGCACCAACGGTCGCTGTCAGCGATATGTTGAAGCGAGCCGAACTGACACTGCAGGATTTTGAGCTATATGAAATTCATGAAGCCTTTGCTGCTCAGGTGCTGTGCACCTTGAAAGCCTGGGAAGACCCTGAGTATTGCCGCAAAGAGCTGGGTCGTGATACCGCGATGGGCAGTATCGATCGCACACGCATGAATGTGGTTGGTTCAAGCCTTGCCGTCGGTCATCCTTTTGCTGCGACCGGAGCCCGTATTCTGGGCACACTCGCCAAACAACTTGATCAAAAGGGCTCCGGCCGAGGCCTCATCTCCATCTGCACCGCAGGCGGCATGGGCGTCACCGCCATCCTCGAAAAATAA